The sequence below is a genomic window from Ignavibacteriales bacterium.
CTGCAACAAGGGCAATCCTTTCCAGGTGAGCAACATTCAGCTTAGGATTATCGTATGAAGGAGGCATAAAGTTTTCTACTGCTACAAGTCTTGCATTGGTAAGTGTATATTTGAAATACACAGTTTCCTTACCGGTTGCTTCTGCAATTTCATAAAGTGAAATAACAATTGACTTGAAAACTTTTCCTTCAGCACAATACTGGTACATGAATGGAGTGAGTTTATCAATCTCCTTCAATATGGAAAATGGTTCGTACATTCTGCTGCCAGTAACC
It includes:
- the hcp gene encoding type VI secretion system tube protein Hcp, which encodes MAVKGEILFKDAEGNDLEGPRPNGSCVVLEYSQSIKLPFERSTGQVTGSRMYEPFSILKEIDKLTPFMYQYCAEGKVFKSIVISLYEIAEATGKETVYFKYTLTNARLVAVENFMPPSYDNPKLNVAHLERIALVAESAEWEHVKGSTMFADQGFFSFKVI